From a single Ascaphus truei isolate aAscTru1 chromosome 2, aAscTru1.hap1, whole genome shotgun sequence genomic region:
- the LOC142488237 gene encoding uncharacterized protein LOC142488237, giving the protein MEQVSSPGSASSTLLEEHHGDEDDEYDEDDATEETEIQSCDHEEVPIETVVPPNRPSTSTYDAIVASEGKIVDAENRRHSDMMTVLERMIGLQEETVSQLAHLHRVFIEVPKQLQKINTSFEALVVQQTQANYWRMTNVPQFNTSQPGSVHAGQFSPHSSDIHSPGPNVTGQVADIAVQVPDDILPLPSVQIQQQTPTNEATKTKQDTHETDQPSLVQCLPTCSHVSLGTSPVREQSLPKSPVGESLPKSPVGESLPKSPVGESLPKSPVGESLPKSPVGESLATSPVGESLATSPVGEQSLATSPAREVPEATQSGSVVPKVGGKRKRKIQETTSRPVTRSQKEQKK; this is encoded by the exons atggaacaagtgtcttcacctgggtcagccagctcaacactactagaag aacatcatggtgatgaggatgatgagtatgatgaggatgacgccacagaagagactgaaatacaatcatgtgaccatgaagaggtgccaatagaaactgttgtaccgccaaatcgtccatcaacttccacatacgatgcaattgtagcttcagagggaaaaatagtggacgcagaaaatcgtcgccattcagacatgatgacagtgctggaaaggatgattggactgcaggaagaaacagtatcacaattggcacatctccacagagtcttcattgaagtgcctaaacagttgcaaaaaatcaacacctcattcgaagcattagttgttcagcaaacacaagctaattactggagaatgactaatgtaccacaattcaacacctcccagccaggatctgttcatgcaggtcagttttcaccacattcatctgatattcattcaccaggcccaaatgttaccggtcaagtagcagacattgctgtgcaggttcctgatgacatcctaccgctgccatctgtacaaattcagcagcagacacctacaaatgaggcgacaaaaacaaaacaagacacacatgaaacagaccaaccatcacttgtgcagtgtctaccaacttgctcacatgtgtcactgggcacaagccctgtccgtgaacagtcactacccaaaagccctgtaggtgagtcgctgcccaaaagccctgtaggtgaatcgctgcccaaaagccctgtaggtgaatcgctgcccaaaagccctgtaggtgaatcactgcccaaaagccctgtaggtgagtcactggccacaagccctgtaggtgagtcactggccacaagccccgtaggtgaacagtcactggccacaagccctgcccgtgaagtgccagaggccactcaaagtggctctgttgtgcctaaagttggtggcaaaagaaaaaggaaaattcaagagacaacaagcaggcctgttactcgctcgcaaaaggaacaaaaaaaataa